The following proteins are co-located in the Paroedura picta isolate Pp20150507F chromosome 18, Ppicta_v3.0, whole genome shotgun sequence genome:
- the DUT gene encoding deoxyuridine 5'-triphosphate nucleotidohydrolase, mitochondrial, translating into MLRSLRRLLRSATPASPPSKRLKGAGPEDASSTLRFARLSENATAPSRGSSRAAGFDLYSAYDCEIPPLGKAVVKTDIQISLPSGCYGRVAPRSGLAANHFIDVGAGVIDEDYRGNVGVVLFNFGKETFKVKRGDRIAQLICERIYYPELEEVQVLDDTERGSGGFGSTGKN; encoded by the exons ATGTTGCGCTCCCTCAGGCGGCTCCTCCGAAGTG CGACCCCCGCCTCGCCCCCCAGCAAGAGGCTCAAGGGCGCCGGCCCCGAGGACGCCTCCTCCACGCTCCGCTTCGCCCGGCTCTCCGAAAACGCCACCGCGCCTTCCCGGGGCTCCTCGCGGGCGGCCGGATTCGATCTGTACAG cgCTTACGATTGTGAGATCCCTCCTTTGGGAAAAGCTGTTGTAAAAACAGATATTCAAATTTCTCTTCCTTCCGGATGCTATGGTAGAGTTG ctCCACGATCTGGATTAGCAGCAAATCACTTCATAGATGTTGGTG CTGGGGTTATTGATGAGGATTACCGAGGGAATGTTGGTGTGGTACTGTTCAATTTCGGAAAGGAAACATTTAAAG TTAAAAGAGGCGACAGGATTGCCCAGCTGATCTGTGAACGCATCTACTATCCTGAACTGGAAGAAGTCCAG GTTTTGGACGACACGGAACGTGGCTCAGGAGGCTTCGGATCCACTGGCAAGAACTGA